The following is a genomic window from Mycoplasma bradburyae.
TTAATTGGCTGATTAAAAAAGATTTATACCAATAACAAAGACAAGATCCCATTATTTTTGAATCTGATCTCGCAAAAATCTAAAACATTGCTAGATAACGCTTATAAAACACTTAATAATAAACCTGTTTTATTGATATTTGGTGAAAATGATCCAGTGATACCGCCTAATAAATCGATTAATTATATTAGTCAATACACCAATAATTTAACGACTAGAATTATAGATGAAGCAGCGCATTTGCCGCATCAAATTAATAAAGAAATGTACTATTATTTTATTAAAGATTTTATTGCTAAATTAAAATAGAAACATTTCGACATAATAAATAAGTTTTATTAGTTATAATTAAAATAAAGTATATACAAGCATTTTATTGAACTTTCAATAAATTGAAAATAAGGTTTTTATGGCAGAAAAACGCGATTATTACGAAGTATTGGAAATAGACAGGGACGCAGATGAGCGAGAGATAAAACGCGCGTTTAGAAAGCTGGCTAAAAAATACCACCCTGACACAAACAAGGATGATCCTAACGCTGAAAGTCTCTTTAGAGAAATAAATGAAGCCTATGAAGTTCTTTCAAGCCCTGAAAAGAAAGAACGTTATGATAAATATGGACATGATGGATTAGATCGCGAAGGTGATTTAGACTTCGATCCTGATATTTTTGATTCTTTTTTTGATACGATCAACGCTGCGGATGAATTTGATGACATCTCATTTGATGATGATTGAATGGATGAAGAAGAATTCGGTAAGAAGAAAAAGAAAAAGAAAAAAGACAAAAAAGGTGGATTTTGAGCAAAATCAAAAGAAGCTTCAAAAACGATTGAAACCGAACCTGAAATTATCGATGTGGGCGCAGCTAGCACAACTAGCGTAGATGAACCACGCTTATTTGACGATACTCCAGATTATAGTGAAGAAGCTACTTCATCATTCACAGAAGAAAAACTCTTTGACGATAACAAGGATGAAGAAAAACTATTTGATGATAACAATGAAGAGAAGTTATTTGATGATAACAAAGATGAGTCTGAAGAACGTTTATTCGATGATAATGTAACTTCAAGTGTTGAAGAAGAAACTCAAGAAGATGAAGATATGTCATGGACTCGCTTTATTGGTGATCCTGACTATGGTCATTATGATGAGAACAGTGAATGAGTATGAGAAGGTTATTTCGATGACGACAATAACTTCATATCAACTCGCGAAGATTCAGTAGAAGAAGAGCAATCAGAACCAGAATTTGTTAAAGAAACAACAGCTCAATCAGAAGAAGAACAAAAAACAGAAGCTGTTGAAGAAGTTGCTTCAGAACCAGTTCAAGAAGAAGTTCAAAAAGAAGAACAAAGTGTTGAAGAATCAACTGAAAGCGATCAAGATGATTACGTATCAGCTCAACCAGAAACAACAGTTGAACAACCTGAAGTAGAAGCTAATGCTCAAGAAGACAAACCTGAACCGGTTGAAGAAGTTAAAGAAGAAGACCTTGTTAAACCAGTAGAAGAAGAAGTTTCATCTGAACCAACTGAAGTTGAATCACAAGAAGAAGTTAAAGAAGAACAAGAAGATTCAGATATTGCGGTTGATGATGACTTTATTGATTCAAATATGCCTGAAATTGTTGATTTTTCAAAAAACAAAACACAACAAATTTCACGAAGCCCATTTGATTTGTCATTCTTATTAAAGAATCGAACAACTGAAGCTAACACTCAAGAAGTAACGAAACCAAAAGAACAAACTCAAGAAGTAAATAGTCAAACAAATAAAGTAGAAGAAACACTAACTGAAAAAGTTGAGGTTACAGCTACTCCAATTGATGAATTAAAAACTCAAGAAGTAACTAAAGAAGTTGAAGAAGTTAAAACCAAAGAAGTTAAATCGCCATCAACTCAAGAAGTTATTATTCATACACTAAAAACTACTGAACAAAAAGAAACAACTAAAACTTCGCAAATCACTCCACCAGTAGTTAAAACTAAAGAGGTTCAAGAAACCAAGACAGTTGAATTTAAAACTGCACCGATTGTTCAAACAAGAACACAAGAAGTGATTCAACCAGTTATTGAATTAAAACCTGAACCAACAGTTGAATTAAAAACTCAAGAAATTACTCAACCAGTTGTCGAAAATGCACAAGAAGTTGCTCAACCAACAGTTGAGCAAGCAACCAAATCAATAAAAGAATCAACGGTTGAGTTAAAAACTGAAGAATCTACTAAACCGATTGTTGAAAATAATACCCAAGAAGTTACTCAATCAACAGTTGAAAAACAAATTCAATCAACATTAGAAGTTAAAATTGAAGACAAACCAAAAGTAACTCCTCCGCAAACAGTTGTTAAAGAAAATCCGATTGTTGAAATTGATCTATCTAAATTAGAAGAATTAAAATTCGAATTAGTTGAGCAAAACTTTGAAAAACTACCAGTTAGAGAAGATACTAACTGAGCAACTGAATATCAATTGTCTGAACCGACTCATACTGATAAAAATTGATATGAAGAAGAAAATAAAGATGATTTAGAAAAACTTCTACAAGATCAAGCTGCCTTAGAAATAGAAGAACAATCTAAACCAGTTGAATTAGAAATCGAACATAAACCAGTCCAAGAATTAAATCAACAAAAAACTGAAGAAATATCAATTGAAGAAGTATTCCAAAAACAAGAAGAACCAAAATTCATTGAAGAAATTAGTATTAAAGAACTTCTCGATCAAGAATCTAAAGATGAAAAAGATTTATCAGATGATTTAATTGATCGCTCTCCAGTTGTAAATGATGTTAATCTAGAATTAACTGAAGAACTTAGAAAAGAAGAGGAATACAAAGAGTTATTTGATCAACCAAAAGATGACGAATTGCTAGTATTCAATGATGATAATAAGTTCTTATCAATTGAAGAATTATTAAGTCAAAATTCAAATAACGCATCAGAAGATAGTCAAACATATCAAAAAACAAACGACATCATTATCGAAAACAACATTGATAACATCAGTGTTGCTGATGATCAAAACTATGAGCTAGTTGATAATCACAAAGAGTTCAATAATATTACTGAACCAACTATCATAAGTTCGAACCTTAATTTCAAGGATAGTTATGTAAATCAAGTTGAAAGTGATGATATCATCAGAGAAGAACGACCTAACCGAATTGAGTATGAAGAAGTTGATTATGACCCGTTACAACAACCGGTTCGACCGATGCATACTTCAGAAGAGCAGATATATGATTACAGCATTAAATTGTTGAGAAAACAAGTAGGTGTAAAAATGGACGATAATGACAATTCTAAAAACCTCGCTAAAACGATAAACGATTTATCAAGTTTCAAGTCGAAATTATTAAAACGCTTAAGTGAAACTGATTCTACAACCCCACAACCAGCGTCAACTAAATATCAAGAACCAAACTTGATTCAAATAGAACGCTTAAATGAAATTAACGTTGTTAAAGAAGTGGAAGTTCACCAAGTGTTGTTATTTAACAATGCTATCAAGCGTATAAAATACACTCGTCACACTCCTTGTAATCATTGTTCAGCAACAGGTATTGATCTAAGTTCTAGCCAACCATACAAACTATGTCCTGCTTGTCGTAATGTTGATGGTAATGTTGAATCTTGTATGGTATGTAACCGATATGGTAAATTAATCCGTATCGCTTGTAAAAATTGTTTAGGTAAATCTTATACAAATGAAGCTATTACATTAGATATTAAATTACCAATTACTTCTCAACTAAACATTTCAGTTAACTATCCAGGTTTTGGTCACATCTTCCCTAATAATCTAAAAGGTGACTTAACTGTTATCTTTAAAGTAATACCTTCAAACTTCTTCACAATTAAGAATAATGATATCCACGTTAAAGCGTTAGTAGATCCTATGCTAGCTTCAATTGGTGGGATTATCAAAGTTCCGACGATTAACAAATTAATTAACGTTAGAATACCACCTGGTACAAAAGCAGGAGACCAAGTAATTATTAAAGATATGGGTCTTGAAGCTAGATATGATTTAGAGACTAAATCACACTACGATAAAGGTTCTTTAGTAATCCATGTTGTATATGCTGACATTAATAAAACTAATGATGGATCACTAAGTCTTGAAGAAGTCGCAAAATTACCAAACCCACAAGTTGAACACTTTAACAAGTTGGCTTTAAGAGAAATTAAAGAATTAAAATATAACCAACAAGAAATTCAACAAGAACAACAAAACTGAAGTTTTCAATCAGAAAACAATCAATCAAATAATAATCAGCCAACCGATTCTAATATCTCGCAACAGCAACAACAAACATTAGCATTTAATCGCGTTTTAAACACTATTAAAGATATTAGAACTTTAGATGATATAAAAAAAATTCGCGAAAAAGCTAATAAAAATAAATAATAAGAAGAGAATAATATGAACAACCAAGAACAAAAAACAAGAGAAGAACTTAAAGAGGAAGATGCTTCTTTAGAAGATTCAACAATCCACGAACCAACAACTGAAGTGCAACCAACTGCTAATGTTGGAGCTACAGTTAATTTATCTAATGAAAATATTCAAATCAAGAGTTCATTAGAAGATTTAAAAAATTTCGTTCAAAATCCAAAAAATCATAAACAAAAAATTGCTACAGTAGGCAAGTTGATGTACGATGAATTCGTTAAGATTGAAAATTCTGTTAATAATATTAACAGCTATATTGAAAATCTGACACAAAGATTGGAATCAACTAACGAAAGTATCAAGAACAAGATTCAAGAAGTTGAAGCTAAAGCTCAAAAGAAAATTAGTGATAAGATTGAAGAATTGGATGCTCGCAAAAAAGAAGAGATCGAAAACGCTAAAAAATATGCGATTGAAAAATCAATTGACTCAGCAATTAATGTTGTTGATCAATTAGAAATTGCGATTGATTTTGCTTCTAAAGATCCAGCAGTTAAAAACTATGTAAGTGGTTTTAAAATGGTATTAAGCTCATTTATTAACTGATTGAAAAATGTTAATATTCACAGAATGGATATCAAACCTGGTGACAAGTTTGATGAAAAATACATGAGCGCTTCTGATAAGGTAAGTGATCCTAAATACCCTGCTGATCATGTATCTAAAGTTATGAAATCTGGTTATATCTTATATGATCGAGTTATTCGTCATACAATGGTAGCAGTATCTGATGGTGTTGATTACCAACCAGAACAAGCTGCTAGTGAAGAAGTGGCTGAAAAACCTACTCCAGCACCTGCTCCAGCTCCTAGCACTCAAGAACCAGCTAAACAAAAACCAACTGCTCCAACTCCTCCAGCTCAAGCTCCTAACAAACCACCAGTTGTTCATCCAACAAAACCAACATCTGCTCCAACCCCTCCTTCAGCACCTAAACAACCAATTACTCACCAAATAGTTAAAAAATAATTTAACTAGCAATCAATTAAAACACCTGCCATACTTAGCAGGTGTTTTTTTTATTTTAGGTTAGGTTGTTTTTATTTGTTTAAATAGCAAATTTTAATCTTGGTAATATGAAATTATAATGTTATATTGATTAATCATAAATCTTTTGTATTTATCTATAAATAGTTCTGATAATTAAAACAACAATAAAAAATGTAGCTATGTAATAGCTACATTTTATCTATTTTATAGACTAGCAATCTTTCTTATAAAAGCATATCAGCAACACTCAATAAGATGCTAGGTAATTTATCGTTAATTGCTTCTTCTGGGTTGTTTTTAGAAGTTATTTTGGTTTTGATCTTCTTAGTTAAAAAAACTTTAGCATAGAAAGCTAACTTAACATCTCTTGCGCTTTGAATTAATATTTGAAGGTTTTTATTTTCAAGATTATCATTTTGGATGCAAGAATTTTTATCTATAACTGTTAATAATGAGATTACAATAAAATTAATAGCTTCAATTTTTTGAATTCTCATCTTTTTATTGATATTAGAAATTATAGATGTATCAATATTAAAAAGATTCGTAAATGTATTTAAAACCTTGTCCTTTAATAGATTTTGCAATCCTGTATTAGTTTCTTCATCATAAAATTCAAAATTTAATTCGTTAATTTTATTAAGAAATTCCTCATATTTATTTTGATCTAAAACGATAAAATTTGTTAATCTTTCTATTTCGGGATTAATTTTATTATCAATAGTAATTTGAACTGCAACACGATACATCAAACAAAATAATGTTAATGCAAAAATAATAGGAGATCAAAAATCGCTTTTTAGCGCAATAACATAAAAATTATCTGAATTATCGTTAAATCACACAAATCTGATTATGCCTAAAATAGTGGTTGAAACAACATAAATTATTGCCATGGCAAAAGAAGAGATCTTATGCGCATTATATAGCAATTTTTTATAATCTAATTTATTAAATTCAGATAATGAAAATATCATTTTAGATAATTTTGATTTTTTATCTAAAAGATCTGATATAGATTTTAATTTTTTAGAAAGTTGTAATTTATTTTTATATATTGTTCGAAACAAAATAATACAAAATAAAATATAAACAATCATGAAAGCAACCCAAGCTAATAAAAATACTAAAGCTACTTGGGGATATGATTTTTCTACCATTATAATCATCCATTCCGAACTAAATAATGAGTAAAAAAATGAAGTCAAAATTAAATTATTAGTTAGTAAAATTGAATAATTTTTACTAAAAATAGACCACAAATTTAATTATGGCTTATTAGAAACTCCTCTTATCTAGTTCTATATTTATAATTATTTTAATATTTTTTTTATTAAAATAATTGTTTTTTAATTGTTTTTTTCTTACTCATTTTTATATAAGCGAGTTGTAATTTTTAGCATATCTATTTAATAAAAACTTTAGTCTTTAAAAAGACTTTTTTAGTTAAACCAGTTAGCCTTATGATAAGGTGCATTCAAATAATATTTACTTTAATTTAAAAATGATTTTTAATTATTTGTTTAATAATATTCAGGAATACATTGCTTTAAAACTATTTTTAAAAAAATCATTTTACCGAATATTTTTGATAAAAATTAATTTTATATGTAGTTATCTGAACCAAAATAAATAATATTTACACTTTAAATTCAATTACTCAATAGAAGTTAATATAACTAACTAAAATGTTATAGCAAATGAATAACCATTAGAAATCCTAAGCTAAAGTAATAAGTCCTATATATGTTATAAACATATATGTAATTAATAAAAAACGGTAGAGAACGATATATGAAATATAATGTACTAGCTAATAATATTAAAATGCCTAGCATTGGATTTGGAACATATAAATTAGAAGATGGAAACCAAACTGTTTATGCTGTTAAATATGCTTTAGAAGTAGGTTATCGTCACTTAGATTGTGCTGAAATATATAATAACCAAATATCAGTAGGTAAAGCTATTAAACAATCTAGTGTTAATCGTAAAGATATATTTGTCACTTCTAAAATTTGAAATAGTGACAAAGGTTATCAATCAACTAAGAAGGCGTTTAGCAAAATACTTAATGATTTAGATCTTGAATACTTAGATCTTTTATTAATTCATTGACCGATTGGAAGAAATTTCAAAAATAACTGAAAAGAAATTAATAGTCAAACTTGAAAGGCTATGGAAGAACTTTATCAGGAAGGTAAGATTAAAGCTATTGGTGTAAGTAATTTTCTAGTTCATCATTTAGAAGAATTAAAGAAAACTGCTAAAATTATGCCAATGGTTAATCAATTAGAATTTCATCCAGGTTATATGCAACAAGAAATAGTTGATTATTGTAATAAGAACAACATTGTTGTTCAAGCTTGATCTCCGTTTTCTCAATCGCAAATCCTGGAACACAAGAAATTATTAGAATTAGCTAATAAATATAAAGTAACCACTGCGCAATTAATTCTTAATTGAATTATTCAAAAAGATATCGTTCCATTACCTAAATCAAAAACATTTGAAAGAATTAAAAGTAATTTAGCTGTTTTCGATTTTTCAATAAGCAAAGAAGATATTAAAATTATTGACGAATTACCAGATTGTGGCGGATTAGACCTTCATCCAGATGAAGTTGAATTTTAACAAATCAACGGTAAAATTGAATAAAAACAGATATAATGATCGCCTAAATTTTTAGGTGATTTTTTATATAATATCACCTCAAAAATCTTTTGATATTTAAAGTTGATAACTAATAATTACTTAGTTGTCAAGGAACATAAATCACACAATATTTGTTTAAAACTGTGGCTAACATTTCATAAAAATAGTGAAATATAAAAATAATCTTATTTTTACACAAATTAACTATTAGGCATATAATTATTATCACTATGACAAACAAAAATACAACAATCCGTTCTAGTTGTTTTATAGAAAAAGGTAATGGTATTTATTTAAAAAATGAAACTGTTAAACAAAACAACGAAAGATATGAAAGTTTAGATTTAGCTTGAGACAAAATTGAATCAGCTAAAAGTTACGCTCTTGTAATGGTAGATTACGAAGCTTCACGTGTAATAGGTCAATCATTTATTCACTGAGTTGTAGCTAACATTAAGGGTAACGAATTAGCCTATGCAGCTAATATTAATAATTCTGAAATCATTCAAGGTCTTAACTCAACAGCTCAAGGAATGACTGAAACTTCTAAGGGTGTAATCATTGAATGTGTTCCAAGCGCTTTTAAAAATACTCCTGAAGCTGCTAGTGATTACTTACCACCACTTCCACCAGATGATAGTCATCTTTATACTATCCGTGTTTATGGATTAGATGTTGAAAAACTAGATTTACCAAAACACTATAATTTATCAGATCTTAATGCAAAAATTATTGAGCACTGTGTTGGTGAACATGAATTGCACTTCTGATATAAACCTAATTAAAAGAGGATCAATAATAAATGAAGAAATATTTAATCGGTAACAACAAACAAATCTGATCTAAAATGGTTGGTGAAGATGGTTATCTTCACGCACATGGTGGCGCTTTAGATAACAAAAACCAAACTCCATTCCCTTCGTATTCTTTAGATTTAGAATGAGAAAAAATTCCGAATGCTAAGAGTTATGCGGTTTTAATTGAAGACTTTGATGCGGCTGCTGTAATTGGATTCAGTTTTATTCACTGAATTGCTGCTAATGTTAAAACTAATAAATTAGAAGCTAACCAATCTTATTTAGATCATAAGAAATGATTAGAATCTAAAAAGGGAGTTTATGGCGATGATGTTTTATGACAAGGTCATAACTCTAGTGTTTGCAAAACATTATTTGCTAACAATAAAACAAATGATCAATTAGGTGGTATTTTACCTGAAGGATTTACTTCAACTCACCATGATGGGTCATTAATTTATTTTGGATGCTACCCGCCAAACGCAGATCACACGTATACTGTAACTGTTTATGGTCTAGATGTTGAAGCTAAAGAATTAAGCTATCACAAACAACACAGAACTCAAGAAAATTATTTAAACAAACCTTACTATGTAGGTGACTTTATTCAAGCGATTCACAACCACGTAGTAGGTAAACACACTCTTCACTTTAGATATAAAAAAGTTGGTTAATAAGATTAACCAACTTAATAAAAAAACAAACCTAATCTTAAAAAGTTATAAGCTAATTCTTTTAAGATTGGGTTTTTATTTTGTCTTATTTATTGGATTTAAATAATTAAAAAAATCTTTAATTTTTGCTTTGCTTTTTATTAAAATGTGATATTTAAATAAATAACAGAAAATATTAATTTATATATT
Proteins encoded in this region:
- the grpE gene encoding nucleotide exchange factor GrpE; this encodes MNNQEQKTREELKEEDASLEDSTIHEPTTEVQPTANVGATVNLSNENIQIKSSLEDLKNFVQNPKNHKQKIATVGKLMYDEFVKIENSVNNINSYIENLTQRLESTNESIKNKIQEVEAKAQKKISDKIEELDARKKEEIENAKKYAIEKSIDSAINVVDQLEIAIDFASKDPAVKNYVSGFKMVLSSFINWLKNVNIHRMDIKPGDKFDEKYMSASDKVSDPKYPADHVSKVMKSGYILYDRVIRHTMVAVSDGVDYQPEQAASEEVAEKPTPAPAPAPSTQEPAKQKPTAPTPPAQAPNKPPVVHPTKPTSAPTPPSAPKQPITHQIVKK
- a CDS encoding YbhB/YbcL family Raf kinase inhibitor-like protein, with amino-acid sequence MTNKNTTIRSSCFIEKGNGIYLKNETVKQNNERYESLDLAWDKIESAKSYALVMVDYEASRVIGQSFIHWVVANIKGNELAYAANINNSEIIQGLNSTAQGMTETSKGVIIECVPSAFKNTPEAASDYLPPLPPDDSHLYTIRVYGLDVEKLDLPKHYNLSDLNAKIIEHCVGEHELHFWYKPN
- a CDS encoding YbhB/YbcL family Raf kinase inhibitor-like protein, which gives rise to MKKYLIGNNKQIWSKMVGEDGYLHAHGGALDNKNQTPFPSYSLDLEWEKIPNAKSYAVLIEDFDAAAVIGFSFIHWIAANVKTNKLEANQSYLDHKKWLESKKGVYGDDVLWQGHNSSVCKTLFANNKTNDQLGGILPEGFTSTHHDGSLIYFGCYPPNADHTYTVTVYGLDVEAKELSYHKQHRTQENYLNKPYYVGDFIQAIHNHVVGKHTLHFRYKKVG
- the topJ gene encoding terminal organelle assembly protein TopJ, with product MAEKRDYYEVLEIDRDADEREIKRAFRKLAKKYHPDTNKDDPNAESLFREINEAYEVLSSPEKKERYDKYGHDGLDREGDLDFDPDIFDSFFDTINAADEFDDISFDDDWMDEEEFGKKKKKKKKDKKGGFWAKSKEASKTIETEPEIIDVGAASTTSVDEPRLFDDTPDYSEEATSSFTEEKLFDDNKDEEKLFDDNNEEKLFDDNKDESEERLFDDNVTSSVEEETQEDEDMSWTRFIGDPDYGHYDENSEWVWEGYFDDDNNFISTREDSVEEEQSEPEFVKETTAQSEEEQKTEAVEEVASEPVQEEVQKEEQSVEESTESDQDDYVSAQPETTVEQPEVEANAQEDKPEPVEEVKEEDLVKPVEEEVSSEPTEVESQEEVKEEQEDSDIAVDDDFIDSNMPEIVDFSKNKTQQISRSPFDLSFLLKNRTTEANTQEVTKPKEQTQEVNSQTNKVEETLTEKVEVTATPIDELKTQEVTKEVEEVKTKEVKSPSTQEVIIHTLKTTEQKETTKTSQITPPVVKTKEVQETKTVEFKTAPIVQTRTQEVIQPVIELKPEPTVELKTQEITQPVVENAQEVAQPTVEQATKSIKESTVELKTEESTKPIVENNTQEVTQSTVEKQIQSTLEVKIEDKPKVTPPQTVVKENPIVEIDLSKLEELKFELVEQNFEKLPVREDTNWATEYQLSEPTHTDKNWYEEENKDDLEKLLQDQAALEIEEQSKPVELEIEHKPVQELNQQKTEEISIEEVFQKQEEPKFIEEISIKELLDQESKDEKDLSDDLIDRSPVVNDVNLELTEELRKEEEYKELFDQPKDDELLVFNDDNKFLSIEELLSQNSNNASEDSQTYQKTNDIIIENNIDNISVADDQNYELVDNHKEFNNITEPTIISSNLNFKDSYVNQVESDDIIREERPNRIEYEEVDYDPLQQPVRPMHTSEEQIYDYSIKLLRKQVGVKMDDNDNSKNLAKTINDLSSFKSKLLKRLSETDSTTPQPASTKYQEPNLIQIERLNEINVVKEVEVHQVLLFNNAIKRIKYTRHTPCNHCSATGIDLSSSQPYKLCPACRNVDGNVESCMVCNRYGKLIRIACKNCLGKSYTNEAITLDIKLPITSQLNISVNYPGFGHIFPNNLKGDLTVIFKVIPSNFFTIKNNDIHVKALVDPMLASIGGIIKVPTINKLINVRIPPGTKAGDQVIIKDMGLEARYDLETKSHYDKGSLVIHVVYADINKTNDGSLSLEEVAKLPNPQVEHFNKLALREIKELKYNQQEIQQEQQNWSFQSENNQSNNNQPTDSNISQQQQQTLAFNRVLNTIKDIRTLDDIKKIREKANKNK
- a CDS encoding aldo/keto reductase; amino-acid sequence: MKYNVLANNIKMPSIGFGTYKLEDGNQTVYAVKYALEVGYRHLDCAEIYNNQISVGKAIKQSSVNRKDIFVTSKIWNSDKGYQSTKKAFSKILNDLDLEYLDLLLIHWPIGRNFKNNWKEINSQTWKAMEELYQEGKIKAIGVSNFLVHHLEELKKTAKIMPMVNQLEFHPGYMQQEIVDYCNKNNIVVQAWSPFSQSQILEHKKLLELANKYKVTTAQLILNWIIQKDIVPLPKSKTFERIKSNLAVFDFSISKEDIKIIDELPDCGGLDLHPDEVEF